The bacterium BMS3Abin08 genome has a window encoding:
- the pcnB gene encoding poly(A) polymerase I precursor, producing the protein MDVIVCHLNADFDCLSSMLGAKRIYPDATPAFPGSQEKKVREFLRVYSPLEIKKLRDIDLDEVTRLILVDTKKPSRIGPFGKLIGKPGIRIHVYDHHPHSEGDVEGEVHVVEDVGATATIFTEILKEKRIPISPLDATVLCLGIYEETGSLRFPSTTGRDLIAVAYLLRKGANLKIVSEYIKLELNRDELNILNKLLSSSRDIELYGIKIKVSKAVSDEYLGDVAHLAHRIMDMDEVDALLMLVAMDGKIVIVGRSRVPEVDVSEVLSDFGGGGHPVAASATIKDEPLEVVEERLIEKLKRSVKPQRIARDIMTSPVITIPSEKTLKEAESVMTKYGVNVLPVLKDGRYYGLLSREIVEKGKFHGFGRSRVSEFSTTDAEVTAPDTPISAVESLMIEQNQRFMPVIEDGRIIGAITRTDLLRSIYEETLRRNRITKEESTEKPSMGRNISKLLDEKFPGGITSFLRLGGRIADSLGYNAYLVGGTVRDLLRGEKNLDIDLVIEGDGIKFAKRVTEEIKGLKLTIHRRFNTAKIRFTKASEIKMPTPDFIVDVATARTEYYEEPASLPKVETSSIKKDLYRRDFTINTLAVKLNPRDFGVLIDFFGGQRDIRERTIRVLHNLSFIEDPTRAFRAVRFAERFGFKISKHTENLMKSALRLNLFERLSGTRIYDELALTFKETEPVRALKRLASYGLLKVIHPELKFSETLEETLQAIHEGIAWFDLLFLDENIDRSRLYIMGLLSYLEPEKRLAALRRLSTSEKNLKIITEGFNKAFSIVKKLKTDDPVEIYMTLRSVDLETMIFSIALCKDRTVQKAISRYLLELRETRPQLTGKDLIGLGIEPGPVYSKILAAILEKRLRGSIKNREDEIDFVKSILNKIDDV; encoded by the coding sequence ATGGACGTAATAGTCTGCCATCTAAACGCTGATTTCGACTGTCTCTCCTCGATGTTAGGTGCAAAAAGGATCTACCCCGATGCAACACCAGCATTTCCAGGCTCACAGGAAAAGAAGGTAAGGGAGTTTCTCCGGGTATACTCACCCCTGGAGATAAAAAAACTGAGAGATATTGATCTCGATGAGGTAACCCGCCTTATTCTTGTGGACACAAAAAAGCCTTCAAGGATTGGACCTTTTGGTAAACTCATAGGTAAACCCGGCATCAGGATTCATGTCTATGACCATCATCCACACAGCGAGGGAGATGTGGAAGGAGAGGTTCACGTGGTAGAAGATGTGGGTGCCACTGCAACGATTTTTACCGAGATCCTTAAGGAAAAGAGGATCCCCATTTCTCCTCTTGATGCAACCGTTCTGTGTCTTGGGATATACGAAGAAACAGGGTCTCTCCGGTTTCCCTCGACAACCGGACGCGACCTCATTGCCGTTGCCTACCTCTTGCGGAAAGGGGCAAACCTGAAAATCGTCTCCGAGTATATAAAGTTAGAACTTAACCGTGATGAACTGAACATCCTGAACAAGCTGTTGTCCTCATCAAGGGATATCGAGCTTTACGGCATCAAAATAAAGGTTTCAAAGGCTGTCAGTGATGAATACCTTGGTGATGTGGCACACCTTGCACACAGGATCATGGATATGGATGAGGTTGATGCCCTCTTGATGCTCGTGGCAATGGACGGAAAGATTGTGATTGTTGGAAGGAGCAGGGTTCCTGAAGTGGATGTATCAGAGGTGCTGTCGGATTTCGGGGGTGGAGGACATCCTGTAGCGGCATCTGCAACCATCAAGGACGAACCACTCGAGGTTGTCGAGGAACGCCTGATTGAAAAGTTAAAGAGGTCCGTCAAACCCCAGAGAATTGCACGGGATATAATGACCTCCCCCGTTATTACAATTCCATCTGAAAAGACACTCAAAGAGGCGGAATCGGTGATGACCAAATACGGGGTAAACGTACTGCCGGTGCTGAAGGACGGGCGATACTATGGACTTTTATCACGAGAAATTGTGGAAAAGGGGAAATTCCATGGATTCGGCAGGAGCAGGGTATCTGAATTCTCCACAACCGATGCCGAGGTAACAGCCCCGGACACCCCGATTAGTGCCGTGGAATCGTTGATGATTGAGCAGAACCAGAGGTTCATGCCCGTTATTGAGGATGGACGCATCATTGGGGCAATTACAAGAACCGACCTCCTGAGAAGCATCTATGAAGAGACCCTGCGAAGGAACAGGATAACGAAGGAGGAATCAACTGAAAAGCCATCGATGGGGAGGAATATATCAAAGCTTCTTGATGAAAAATTCCCCGGGGGCATCACATCCTTTCTCAGACTTGGAGGCAGGATCGCAGACTCTCTGGGGTACAACGCATATCTCGTAGGGGGTACGGTGAGGGATCTTTTGAGAGGGGAGAAAAACCTCGATATTGATCTTGTCATTGAAGGCGACGGCATAAAATTTGCGAAAAGGGTGACCGAAGAGATAAAGGGCCTTAAGCTTACCATTCACAGGAGGTTCAATACGGCGAAGATCAGGTTTACCAAGGCATCCGAGATTAAAATGCCGACTCCTGACTTCATCGTCGATGTCGCCACGGCCCGTACGGAGTATTACGAAGAGCCGGCATCCCTTCCCAAGGTTGAGACCTCCTCCATCAAAAAGGATCTTTACAGGCGTGACTTTACGATAAACACCCTTGCCGTAAAGCTTAACCCAAGAGACTTTGGTGTCCTCATCGATTTCTTCGGAGGACAGAGGGATATAAGAGAACGGACAATCAGGGTATTACACAACCTCAGCTTTATAGAGGACCCCACGAGGGCATTCAGGGCGGTGAGGTTTGCCGAGCGTTTCGGTTTCAAGATAAGCAAACACACGGAAAATCTGATGAAGTCAGCCCTGCGGCTAAACCTCTTTGAAAGGCTTTCCGGCACGAGGATCTATGACGAACTTGCCCTGACTTTTAAGGAAACAGAGCCTGTACGTGCGTTGAAGAGGCTTGCCTCATACGGCCTTCTTAAGGTTATTCACCCTGAACTTAAATTTTCCGAGACGCTTGAGGAGACACTCCAGGCCATCCATGAGGGCATTGCATGGTTTGATCTCCTCTTTCTTGACGAGAATATCGACCGGTCAAGGCTCTACATTATGGGGCTCCTTTCATACCTTGAACCCGAAAAACGGCTTGCAGCGCTCAGGCGTCTTTCCACATCGGAAAAGAATCTGAAAATTATTACGGAAGGATTCAATAAGGCATTCAGCATAGTCAAAAAACTCAAAACTGATGACCCCGTGGAGATTTATATGACCCTCAGATCCGTAGACCTTGAAACGATGATATTTTCGATTGCATTATGCAAAGACAGGACTGTTCAGAAGGCAATATCGAGATACCTCCTCGAACTCAGGGAGACAAGGCCTCAACTTACCGGAAAGGACCTGATCGGGCTCGGCATTGAACCCGGACCGGTATATTCAAAAATACTCGCAGCTATCCTCGAAAAAAGGCTCCGGGGATCGATAAAAAACAGGGAAGATGAAATCGATTTTGTAAAGAGCATTTTGAACAAGATCGATGACGTATGA
- a CDS encoding tetratricopeptide repeat protein, whose translation MGKVITLIFIVFLGIIAYLALLNREPVSLSITQDVVYEIPKIALILISVTAGAFLMLVVYTMRDTKRLIGNIQTQKMQKRKEKIQNLYARALNALHSGRPDVAVNALKDILSEDPGNVQALLRLGEVHMDAGDYKRAMDCLKRALSSDPENTETLLSLVRIKEMTKAYEEAIAYADDILGSDPRNIAALYKKRKLLEKLGRWDDLVYLQKGLLRNAGSEEERQKEQSLQIGYKYESGRESLESGDIEKAKKTFRAVIKLKKDFIPAHLGYAEVMIQEGNTEDAINYLERVYTERKSMIVLARLEDLILGVGEPMRLINLYKKSIAENPSDNVLKFFLAKLYYRLEMLDDALEMTGAIENPSAFPEITKIRGGIFMKRGQFEKASGEFRSALNMRMTLKIPYCCANCAYISDDWSGRCPSCGEWDSFFFNIHGACKL comes from the coding sequence ATGGGAAAGGTTATAACTTTAATATTTATCGTCTTTCTTGGCATTATTGCGTATCTTGCACTTCTTAACAGGGAGCCGGTCTCTCTTTCCATCACCCAGGACGTCGTTTATGAGATACCGAAGATAGCATTGATCCTCATCTCTGTTACAGCAGGGGCCTTCCTCATGCTTGTGGTTTATACCATGAGAGATACCAAGAGGCTTATTGGAAATATCCAGACCCAGAAGATGCAGAAACGGAAAGAGAAGATCCAGAACCTCTATGCACGGGCTCTCAATGCATTACACTCGGGCAGGCCTGATGTGGCCGTGAATGCGCTCAAGGATATCCTTTCTGAAGACCCCGGCAATGTGCAGGCATTGCTCAGACTCGGAGAGGTCCATATGGATGCAGGGGATTACAAAAGGGCGATGGATTGTCTCAAACGTGCTCTGTCTTCTGATCCTGAAAACACGGAAACACTTCTCAGCCTTGTCAGGATCAAGGAGATGACGAAGGCATATGAGGAGGCTATCGCCTATGCCGATGATATACTTGGAAGTGATCCCAGGAATATCGCTGCATTGTACAAAAAAAGGAAACTCCTTGAAAAGCTTGGAAGGTGGGATGATCTTGTTTATCTGCAGAAGGGGCTTTTGAGGAATGCAGGCTCTGAAGAGGAAAGGCAGAAAGAACAGTCTTTACAGATCGGCTATAAATACGAGTCGGGGCGTGAAAGCCTTGAGAGCGGGGATATCGAGAAAGCAAAAAAGACATTCAGGGCTGTAATCAAGCTGAAAAAAGACTTTATACCCGCCCACCTTGGTTATGCGGAAGTGATGATCCAGGAGGGTAATACCGAAGATGCCATCAATTACCTTGAGAGGGTTTATACTGAACGGAAATCGATGATCGTTCTCGCCAGGCTTGAAGACCTGATACTCGGTGTGGGAGAGCCGATGCGCCTGATAAATCTTTACAAGAAGAGTATAGCCGAGAACCCCTCAGATAATGTCCTGAAGTTTTTTCTTGCCAAACTCTATTACAGGCTTGAGATGCTCGATGATGCCCTTGAGATGACCGGGGCAATAGAAAACCCGTCAGCATTTCCGGAGATTACAAAGATCAGGGGTGGAATATTCATGAAGAGGGGACAGTTCGAGAAGGCCTCCGGGGAGTTCAGGTCAGCCCTGAATATGAGGATGACCTTGAAAATACCGTACTGTTGTGCTAACTGCGCCTATATCTCTGATGACTGGTCCGGCAGGTGTCCGTCCTGTGGTGAGTGGGACTCTTTTTTCTTTAACATCCACGGTGCATGTAAGTTATGA